From Candoia aspera isolate rCanAsp1 chromosome 4, rCanAsp1.hap2, whole genome shotgun sequence, a single genomic window includes:
- the PSMB3 gene encoding proteasome subunit beta type-3: MSIMSYNGGAVMAMKGKNCVAIAADRRFGVQAQMVTTDFQKIFPMGDRLFIGLAGLATDVQTVAQRLKFRLNLYELKEGRQIKPQTLMSMVSNLLYERRFGPYYTEPVIAGLDPVTYEPFVCSLDLIGCPMTTEDFVVSGTCTEQMYGMCESLWEPDMEPDQLFETIGQAMLNAVDRDAVSGMGVIVHVIEKDKITTRTLKARMD; this comes from the exons ATG TCTATTATGTCCTATAATGGAGGGGCTGTTATGGCCATGAAAGGGAAAAACTGTGTGGCTATTGCGGCTGATCGCAGGTTTGGCGTTCAAGCTCAGATGGTGACCACAGACTTCCAGAAAATTTTCCCAATGGGAGACAGATTATTCATTGGTTTGGCTGGTCTTGCCACAGATGTACAGACAGT TGCCCAAAGGCTCAAATTCCGACTAAATCTCTATGAACTGAAGGAAGGGAGGCAAATTAAACCACAGACCCTGATGAGCATGGTGTCCAATCTCCTATATGAAAGACG GTTTGGACCTTATTACACAGAACCAGTGATAGCTGGGTTGGACCCAGTCACTTATGAACCCTTTGTCTGCTCCTTAGACTTGATTGGTTGTCCGATGACAACAGAAGACTTTGTGGTCAGTGGGACCTGCACAGAGCAGATGTATGGCATGTGTGAGTCTCTCTGGGAGCCAGACATG GAACCTGATCAACTCTTTGAAACTATAGGACAAGCCATGCTCAATGCCGTGGACAGAGATGCTGTGTCGGGTATGGGTGTGATAGTCCATGTGAT TGAGAAAGACAAGATAACTACCAGGACACTGAAAGCTCGCATGGATTAA